A stretch of Cucumis sativus cultivar 9930 chromosome 2, Cucumber_9930_V3, whole genome shotgun sequence DNA encodes these proteins:
- the LOC105434396 gene encoding cytochrome P450 81Q32, translating to MDNNILVYIFFFLISLLLGLKLLLHHGKNLPPTPLFSLPLIGHLHLLKHPIHQTLHSLSKKYGHVFSLRFGSHLVVVISSPSAVRECFTKNDIILANRPFLNTGKHLSYNFTVLAVAPYGELWRRLRRISTCEIFSTSKLNSFSCIRQDEVKRLLHKLCNRNSVEELLLFSAVELEPILLDFTSNIVMRMVGGKRYFGDDVLDEGQAEKFRDVVKRVMLYAGATNPGDFIPLWNWIDPTGLEKKIMKVGEEADEIFQGLIDEIRNEEEDGNTMIHHLLHLQNTQPEYFSDQIIKGLIHVIFLAGIDTISVTLEWGLSHLLNNPKVIKKARLEIEHIVGQERLVNEDDLSSLSYLQGIILETLRLTPAAPLLVPHCASEDCQIEGYDIPRGTIIFVNAWAIHRDSSLWEDVTSFKPERHENAIELSDSYKLLPFGLGRRACPGVGMAQRVLGLTLASLIQCFDWERMDSSLVDMTEGQGITMPKAQPLVAKCKPRPIMRAHLS from the exons TAATAACATTTTGGTctacattttcttctttctgatcTCTCTCCTTTTGGGCCTCAAACTTTTGCTACACCATGGCAAAAACCTTCCACCAACCCCACTCTTTTCCCTTCCATTAATAGGCCATCTCCATCTCCTCAAACACCCTATCCACCAAACCCTTCACAGCCTCTCAAAAAAGTATGGCCATGTCTTTTCTCTCCGATTCGGCTCCCATCTCGTTGTAGTTATATCATCTCCTTCCGCTGTTCGTGAATGCTTCACAAAAAACGACATCATTCTCGCAAATCGACCATTCTTAAACACCGGAAAGCACCTATCATACAACTTCACGGTACTTGCCGTCGCCCCATATGGAGAGCTTTGGCGTCGCCTTCGCCGCATTAGTACTTGTGAGATTTTCTCCACAAGTAAACTCAATTCATTCTCATGTATAAGACAAGATGAAGTGAAGCGATTGTTGCATAAATTGTGTAATCGCAATTCGGTCGAAGAATTACTATTGTTTTCAGCTGTGGAACTGGAGCCAATATTGTTGGATTTTACATCTAATATTGTCATGAGGATGGTTGGGGGAAAAAGGTATTTCGGAGATGATGTGTTGGATGAAGGACAAGCTGAGAAATTTAGAGATGTTGTGAAGAGAGTGATGTTGTATGCTGGGGCAACTAATCCAGGAGATTTTATACCATTATGGAATTGGATTGATCCAACTGGTCTGGAGAAGAAGATCATGAAAGTTGGGGAAGAAGCTGATGAAATATTTCAAGGTTTGATTGATGAGATTaggaatgaagaagaagatgggaaCACTATGATTCATCATTTACTTCACTTGCAGAATACTCAACCAGAATACTTCAGTGACCAAATCATCAAAGGCCTCATACAT GTTATATTTTTAGCAGGAATTGATACAATATCTGTGACATTAGAATGGGGACTCTCGCACTTGCTCAACAATCCAAAGGTAATAAAGAAAGCGAGACTTGAGATAGAACATATTGTTGGACAAGAACGTCTAGTCAACGAAGATGATTTATCAAGTTTGAGTTATTTGCAAGGAATAATCTTAGAAACTTTGCGACTAACCCCAGCAGCCCCTCTACTTGTGCCTCACTGTGCATCCGAAGATTGCCAAATCGAAGGGTATGACATACCACGGGGCACGATCATATTTGTTAACGCTTGGGCAATACATAGAGATTCAAGTCTATGGGAAGATGTCACTAGTTTTAAGCCAGAAAGGCATGAAAATGCAATAGAATTGTCTGATTCATACAAACTATTACCATTTGGGTTGGGGAGGAGGGCATGCCCTGGTGTAGGAATGGCTCAACGTGTGCTTGGCTTGACATTGGCATCATTAATTCAATGCTTTGATTGGGAAAGAATGGATAGCTCATTAGTTGACATGACTGAAGGCCAAGGAATCACTATGCCAAAAGCTCAACCCTTGGTAGCCAAGTGTAAACCACGCCCTATTATGAGAGCTCATCTTTCATAG